In Fundulus heteroclitus isolate FHET01 chromosome 8, MU-UCD_Fhet_4.1, whole genome shotgun sequence, a genomic segment contains:
- the gpsm1b gene encoding G-protein-signaling modulator 1b isoform X3, whose amino-acid sequence MSLEPCPLTGAERAVCRLVHHGARPQSMLKPLRLELQVFVDKMRTRQKHRMEASCLELALEGERLCKAGDFKGGTAFFEAAVQVGTEDLKTLSAIYSQLGNAYFYLKEYGKALEYHRHDLTLARTIGDRIGEGKASGNLGNTLKVLGRFDEAVVCCQRHLDISQEQGDKVGEARALYNIGNVFHAKGKQQLWGCTQEPGELPSDVRETLQKATGFYEMNLCLVKELGDRAAQGRAYGNLGNTHYLLGNFVEAIKFHRQRLSIAKEFGDKAAERRAYSNLGNALIFLGQFNTATEYYRKTLQLSRQLRDQVMEAQACYSLGNTYTLLQQYERAIDYHLKHLCIAQELNDRKKDYTNQRSAKSKVGEGRACWSLGNAYVSLGNHKQALHYARKHLDISKEIGDRNGELTARMNVEQLMEALGVNESDLSPSSSEFEMQGARPKITKRNSMDSVELWKYSSDKVNCDNQNLENMQRRSRNQLSQPGKRKGYSDSQSSDERPWLDSPVDTDDITVQVTPPVSKLGRDPSDEDCFFDLLSKFQSSRMDDQRCHLDEPQNGDNQEDPAITTSPQTEELFDLIASSQSRRLDDQRVSVGNLPGLRITHNNLGHLVGEGDHQEPSDDFFNMLIKCQSSRIDDQRCSPPEAGPHAPTVPDEDFFSLIQRVQAKRMDEQRVHLPSDDQDSSHSSDQETPGDFPS is encoded by the exons ATGTCATTGGAGCCGTGTCCTCTGACTGGAGCAGAAAGGGCTGTGTGCAGACTGGTCCACCATGGAGCCCGACCCCAGTCCATGTTAAAGCCTTTACGCCTGGAGCTCCAGGTGTTTGTGGATAAGATGCGAACCAGGCAAAAACACAG GATGGAGGCCTCTTGTTTGGAGTTGGCCTTGGAAGGTGAGCGGCTATGCAAGGCAGGAGACTTTAAAGGAGGAACAGCGTTCTTTGAAGCAGCCGTGCAAGTTGGCACCGAAGACCTGAAGACCCTGAGTGCCATCTACAGCCAGCTTGGCAATGCCTACTTCTACCTCAAGGAGTATGGAAAAGCTCTGGAATACCACAGACATGACCTAACCCTGGCGAG AACTATAGGAGACAGAATTGGAGAAGGAAAAGCTAGCGGTAACCTTGGCAACACTTTAAAAGTGTTGGGGCGCTTTGACGAGGCTGTTGTCTGCTGCCAAAGACACCTGGATATTTCTCAGGAGCAGGGCGACAAG GTTGGAGAGGCGAGGGCGCTGTACAACATTGGGAACGTGTTTCATGCAAAGGGCAAACAGCAGCTGTGGGGCTGCACCCAGGAACCAGGCGAGCTGCCTTCTGATGTCAGAGAGACACTGCAGAAAGCTACAGGCTTTTACGA GATGAACTTGTGCTTGGTGAAGGAACTTGGGGATCGAGCCGCCCAGGGGAGAGCTTACGGGAACCTGGGAAATACTCACTACCTGCTGGGGAACTTTGTCGAAGCTATCAAGTTTCACCGTCAG AGGTTATCCATTGCCAAAGAGTTTGGGGACAAAGCAGCTGAGCGTCGAGCTTACAGTAATCTCGGGAATGCCCTAATATTCCTTGGACAGTTCAACACGGCCACCGAATACTACAG AAAAACTTTGCAGCTCTCCCGGCAGCTGAGGGACCAAGTGATGGAGGCCCAAGCTTGTTATAGCCTGGGGAACACATACACGCTGCTGCAACAGTATGAACGGGCTATAGACTACCACCTGAAACATCTGTGTATAGCCCAAGAACTCAATGACAG aaaaaaggATTACACCAACCAAAGGTCCGCAAAAAGCAA gGTTGGCGAGGGTCGTGCCTGCTGGAGTCTGGGAAATGCATACGTGTCCTTAGGAAACCACAAACAAGCCCTCCACTACGCCCGGAAACACCTGGACATCTCAAAAGAA ATTGGAGATAGAAATGGGGAGCTAACTGCCAGGAtgaatgtggagcagctgatgGAGGCATTGGGAGTTAATGAAAGTGATCTTTCGCCTTCCAGTTCAGAGTTTGAGATGCAAG gcgCAAGACCCAAAATCACCAAGAGAAACAGCATGGACAGTGTAGAACTATGGAAGTACTCTTCAGATAAGGTG AATTGTGACAACCAAAACTTGGAAAATATGCAAAGAAGATCCAGGAATCAGCTGTCACAACCCGGTAAAAGAAAAGGCTACTCTGACAGTCAGTCTTCTGACGAAAGGCCCTGGTTGGACTCCCCTGTGGACACCGATGATATCACTGTTCAAGTTACACCTCCCGTGTCT AAACTGGGCCGCGACCCCTCCGATGAGGACTGCTTCTTTGACCTTCTCAGCAAGTTCCAGAGCAGCCGCATGGATGATCAGCGCTGCCATCTTGATGAGCCACAGAATGGAGACAACCAAGAAG ATCCTGCAATTACCACATCCCCCCAGACAGAGGAGCTGTTTGACTTAATTGCAAGCTCTCAGAGTCGCCGCCTCGATGATCAGCGAGTCAGTGTTGGAAACCTCCCTGGCCTTAGGATTACTCATAACAACCTGGGACATCTGGTTGGTGAGGGAGATCATCAGGAGCCTAGTGACGACTTCTTCAACATGCTTATAAAGTGCCAG
- the gpsm1b gene encoding G-protein-signaling modulator 1b isoform X1 — translation MSLEPCPLTGAERAVCRLVHHGARPQSMLKPLRLELQVFVDKMRTRQKHRMEASCLELALEGERLCKAGDFKGGTAFFEAAVQVGTEDLKTLSAIYSQLGNAYFYLKEYGKALEYHRHDLTLARTIGDRIGEGKASGNLGNTLKVLGRFDEAVVCCQRHLDISQEQGDKVGEARALYNIGNVFHAKGKQQLWGCTQEPGELPSDVRETLQKATGFYEMNLCLVKELGDRAAQGRAYGNLGNTHYLLGNFVEAIKFHRQRLSIAKEFGDKAAERRAYSNLGNALIFLGQFNTATEYYRKTLQLSRQLRDQVMEAQACYSLGNTYTLLQQYERAIDYHLKHLCIAQELNDRKKDYTNQRSAKSKVGEGRACWSLGNAYVSLGNHKQALHYARKHLDISKEIGDRNGELTARMNVEQLMEALGVNESDLSPSSSEFEMQGARPKITKRNSMDSVELWKYSSDKVNCDNQNLENMQRRSRNQLSQPGKRKGYSDSQSSDERPWLDSPVDTDDITVQVTPPVSKLGRDPSDEDCFFDLLSKFQSSRMDDQRCHLDEPQNGDNQEGAADTSLNEMLDPAITTSPQTEELFDLIASSQSRRLDDQRVSVGNLPGLRITHNNLGHLVGEGDHQEPSDDFFNMLIKCQSSRIDDQRCSPPEAGPHAPTVPDEDFFSLIQRVQAKRMDEQRVHLPSDDQDSSHSSDQETPGDFPS, via the exons ATGTCATTGGAGCCGTGTCCTCTGACTGGAGCAGAAAGGGCTGTGTGCAGACTGGTCCACCATGGAGCCCGACCCCAGTCCATGTTAAAGCCTTTACGCCTGGAGCTCCAGGTGTTTGTGGATAAGATGCGAACCAGGCAAAAACACAG GATGGAGGCCTCTTGTTTGGAGTTGGCCTTGGAAGGTGAGCGGCTATGCAAGGCAGGAGACTTTAAAGGAGGAACAGCGTTCTTTGAAGCAGCCGTGCAAGTTGGCACCGAAGACCTGAAGACCCTGAGTGCCATCTACAGCCAGCTTGGCAATGCCTACTTCTACCTCAAGGAGTATGGAAAAGCTCTGGAATACCACAGACATGACCTAACCCTGGCGAG AACTATAGGAGACAGAATTGGAGAAGGAAAAGCTAGCGGTAACCTTGGCAACACTTTAAAAGTGTTGGGGCGCTTTGACGAGGCTGTTGTCTGCTGCCAAAGACACCTGGATATTTCTCAGGAGCAGGGCGACAAG GTTGGAGAGGCGAGGGCGCTGTACAACATTGGGAACGTGTTTCATGCAAAGGGCAAACAGCAGCTGTGGGGCTGCACCCAGGAACCAGGCGAGCTGCCTTCTGATGTCAGAGAGACACTGCAGAAAGCTACAGGCTTTTACGA GATGAACTTGTGCTTGGTGAAGGAACTTGGGGATCGAGCCGCCCAGGGGAGAGCTTACGGGAACCTGGGAAATACTCACTACCTGCTGGGGAACTTTGTCGAAGCTATCAAGTTTCACCGTCAG AGGTTATCCATTGCCAAAGAGTTTGGGGACAAAGCAGCTGAGCGTCGAGCTTACAGTAATCTCGGGAATGCCCTAATATTCCTTGGACAGTTCAACACGGCCACCGAATACTACAG AAAAACTTTGCAGCTCTCCCGGCAGCTGAGGGACCAAGTGATGGAGGCCCAAGCTTGTTATAGCCTGGGGAACACATACACGCTGCTGCAACAGTATGAACGGGCTATAGACTACCACCTGAAACATCTGTGTATAGCCCAAGAACTCAATGACAG aaaaaaggATTACACCAACCAAAGGTCCGCAAAAAGCAA gGTTGGCGAGGGTCGTGCCTGCTGGAGTCTGGGAAATGCATACGTGTCCTTAGGAAACCACAAACAAGCCCTCCACTACGCCCGGAAACACCTGGACATCTCAAAAGAA ATTGGAGATAGAAATGGGGAGCTAACTGCCAGGAtgaatgtggagcagctgatgGAGGCATTGGGAGTTAATGAAAGTGATCTTTCGCCTTCCAGTTCAGAGTTTGAGATGCAAG gcgCAAGACCCAAAATCACCAAGAGAAACAGCATGGACAGTGTAGAACTATGGAAGTACTCTTCAGATAAGGTG AATTGTGACAACCAAAACTTGGAAAATATGCAAAGAAGATCCAGGAATCAGCTGTCACAACCCGGTAAAAGAAAAGGCTACTCTGACAGTCAGTCTTCTGACGAAAGGCCCTGGTTGGACTCCCCTGTGGACACCGATGATATCACTGTTCAAGTTACACCTCCCGTGTCT AAACTGGGCCGCGACCCCTCCGATGAGGACTGCTTCTTTGACCTTCTCAGCAAGTTCCAGAGCAGCCGCATGGATGATCAGCGCTGCCATCTTGATGAGCCACAGAATGGAGACAACCAAGAAGGTGCTGCCGACACTTCCCTAAATGAGATGTTAG ATCCTGCAATTACCACATCCCCCCAGACAGAGGAGCTGTTTGACTTAATTGCAAGCTCTCAGAGTCGCCGCCTCGATGATCAGCGAGTCAGTGTTGGAAACCTCCCTGGCCTTAGGATTACTCATAACAACCTGGGACATCTGGTTGGTGAGGGAGATCATCAGGAGCCTAGTGACGACTTCTTCAACATGCTTATAAAGTGCCAG
- the gpsm1b gene encoding G-protein-signaling modulator 1b isoform X2: MSLEPCPLTGAERAVCRLVHHGARPQSMLKPLRLELQVFVDKMRTRQKHRMEASCLELALEGERLCKAGDFKGGTAFFEAAVQVGTEDLKTLSAIYSQLGNAYFYLKEYGKALEYHRHDLTLARTIGDRIGEGKASGNLGNTLKVLGRFDEAVVCCQRHLDISQEQGDKVGEARALYNIGNVFHAKGKQQLWGCTQEPGELPSDVRETLQKATGFYEMNLCLVKELGDRAAQGRAYGNLGNTHYLLGNFVEAIKFHRQRLSIAKEFGDKAAERRAYSNLGNALIFLGQFNTATEYYRKTLQLSRQLRDQVMEAQACYSLGNTYTLLQQYERAIDYHLKHLCIAQELNDRKKDYTNQRSAKSKVGEGRACWSLGNAYVSLGNHKQALHYARKHLDISKEIGDRNGELTARMNVEQLMEALGVNESDLSPSSSEFEMQGARPKITKRNSMDSVELWKYSSDKNCDNQNLENMQRRSRNQLSQPGKRKGYSDSQSSDERPWLDSPVDTDDITVQVTPPVSKLGRDPSDEDCFFDLLSKFQSSRMDDQRCHLDEPQNGDNQEGAADTSLNEMLDPAITTSPQTEELFDLIASSQSRRLDDQRVSVGNLPGLRITHNNLGHLVGEGDHQEPSDDFFNMLIKCQSSRIDDQRCSPPEAGPHAPTVPDEDFFSLIQRVQAKRMDEQRVHLPSDDQDSSHSSDQETPGDFPS; the protein is encoded by the exons ATGTCATTGGAGCCGTGTCCTCTGACTGGAGCAGAAAGGGCTGTGTGCAGACTGGTCCACCATGGAGCCCGACCCCAGTCCATGTTAAAGCCTTTACGCCTGGAGCTCCAGGTGTTTGTGGATAAGATGCGAACCAGGCAAAAACACAG GATGGAGGCCTCTTGTTTGGAGTTGGCCTTGGAAGGTGAGCGGCTATGCAAGGCAGGAGACTTTAAAGGAGGAACAGCGTTCTTTGAAGCAGCCGTGCAAGTTGGCACCGAAGACCTGAAGACCCTGAGTGCCATCTACAGCCAGCTTGGCAATGCCTACTTCTACCTCAAGGAGTATGGAAAAGCTCTGGAATACCACAGACATGACCTAACCCTGGCGAG AACTATAGGAGACAGAATTGGAGAAGGAAAAGCTAGCGGTAACCTTGGCAACACTTTAAAAGTGTTGGGGCGCTTTGACGAGGCTGTTGTCTGCTGCCAAAGACACCTGGATATTTCTCAGGAGCAGGGCGACAAG GTTGGAGAGGCGAGGGCGCTGTACAACATTGGGAACGTGTTTCATGCAAAGGGCAAACAGCAGCTGTGGGGCTGCACCCAGGAACCAGGCGAGCTGCCTTCTGATGTCAGAGAGACACTGCAGAAAGCTACAGGCTTTTACGA GATGAACTTGTGCTTGGTGAAGGAACTTGGGGATCGAGCCGCCCAGGGGAGAGCTTACGGGAACCTGGGAAATACTCACTACCTGCTGGGGAACTTTGTCGAAGCTATCAAGTTTCACCGTCAG AGGTTATCCATTGCCAAAGAGTTTGGGGACAAAGCAGCTGAGCGTCGAGCTTACAGTAATCTCGGGAATGCCCTAATATTCCTTGGACAGTTCAACACGGCCACCGAATACTACAG AAAAACTTTGCAGCTCTCCCGGCAGCTGAGGGACCAAGTGATGGAGGCCCAAGCTTGTTATAGCCTGGGGAACACATACACGCTGCTGCAACAGTATGAACGGGCTATAGACTACCACCTGAAACATCTGTGTATAGCCCAAGAACTCAATGACAG aaaaaaggATTACACCAACCAAAGGTCCGCAAAAAGCAA gGTTGGCGAGGGTCGTGCCTGCTGGAGTCTGGGAAATGCATACGTGTCCTTAGGAAACCACAAACAAGCCCTCCACTACGCCCGGAAACACCTGGACATCTCAAAAGAA ATTGGAGATAGAAATGGGGAGCTAACTGCCAGGAtgaatgtggagcagctgatgGAGGCATTGGGAGTTAATGAAAGTGATCTTTCGCCTTCCAGTTCAGAGTTTGAGATGCAAG gcgCAAGACCCAAAATCACCAAGAGAAACAGCATGGACAGTGTAGAACTATGGAAGTACTCTTCAGATAAG AATTGTGACAACCAAAACTTGGAAAATATGCAAAGAAGATCCAGGAATCAGCTGTCACAACCCGGTAAAAGAAAAGGCTACTCTGACAGTCAGTCTTCTGACGAAAGGCCCTGGTTGGACTCCCCTGTGGACACCGATGATATCACTGTTCAAGTTACACCTCCCGTGTCT AAACTGGGCCGCGACCCCTCCGATGAGGACTGCTTCTTTGACCTTCTCAGCAAGTTCCAGAGCAGCCGCATGGATGATCAGCGCTGCCATCTTGATGAGCCACAGAATGGAGACAACCAAGAAGGTGCTGCCGACACTTCCCTAAATGAGATGTTAG ATCCTGCAATTACCACATCCCCCCAGACAGAGGAGCTGTTTGACTTAATTGCAAGCTCTCAGAGTCGCCGCCTCGATGATCAGCGAGTCAGTGTTGGAAACCTCCCTGGCCTTAGGATTACTCATAACAACCTGGGACATCTGGTTGGTGAGGGAGATCATCAGGAGCCTAGTGACGACTTCTTCAACATGCTTATAAAGTGCCAG
- the gpsm1b gene encoding G-protein-signaling modulator 1b isoform X4, with product MSLEPCPLTGAERAVCRLVHHGARPQSMLKPLRLELQVFVDKMRTRQKHRMEASCLELALEGERLCKAGDFKGGTAFFEAAVQVGTEDLKTLSAIYSQLGNAYFYLKEYGKALEYHRHDLTLARTIGDRIGEGKASGNLGNTLKVLGRFDEAVVCCQRHLDISQEQGDKVGEARALYNIGNVFHAKGKQQLWGCTQEPGELPSDVRETLQKATGFYEMNLCLVKELGDRAAQGRAYGNLGNTHYLLGNFVEAIKFHRQRLSIAKEFGDKAAERRAYSNLGNALIFLGQFNTATEYYRKTLQLSRQLRDQVMEAQACYSLGNTYTLLQQYERAIDYHLKHLCIAQELNDRVGEGRACWSLGNAYVSLGNHKQALHYARKHLDISKEIGDRNGELTARMNVEQLMEALGVNESDLSPSSSEFEMQGARPKITKRNSMDSVELWKYSSDKVNCDNQNLENMQRRSRNQLSQPGKRKGYSDSQSSDERPWLDSPVDTDDITVQVTPPVSKLGRDPSDEDCFFDLLSKFQSSRMDDQRCHLDEPQNGDNQEGAADTSLNEMLDPAITTSPQTEELFDLIASSQSRRLDDQRVSVGNLPGLRITHNNLGHLVGEGDHQEPSDDFFNMLIKCQSSRIDDQRCSPPEAGPHAPTVPDEDFFSLIQRVQAKRMDEQRVHLPSDDQDSSHSSDQETPGDFPS from the exons ATGTCATTGGAGCCGTGTCCTCTGACTGGAGCAGAAAGGGCTGTGTGCAGACTGGTCCACCATGGAGCCCGACCCCAGTCCATGTTAAAGCCTTTACGCCTGGAGCTCCAGGTGTTTGTGGATAAGATGCGAACCAGGCAAAAACACAG GATGGAGGCCTCTTGTTTGGAGTTGGCCTTGGAAGGTGAGCGGCTATGCAAGGCAGGAGACTTTAAAGGAGGAACAGCGTTCTTTGAAGCAGCCGTGCAAGTTGGCACCGAAGACCTGAAGACCCTGAGTGCCATCTACAGCCAGCTTGGCAATGCCTACTTCTACCTCAAGGAGTATGGAAAAGCTCTGGAATACCACAGACATGACCTAACCCTGGCGAG AACTATAGGAGACAGAATTGGAGAAGGAAAAGCTAGCGGTAACCTTGGCAACACTTTAAAAGTGTTGGGGCGCTTTGACGAGGCTGTTGTCTGCTGCCAAAGACACCTGGATATTTCTCAGGAGCAGGGCGACAAG GTTGGAGAGGCGAGGGCGCTGTACAACATTGGGAACGTGTTTCATGCAAAGGGCAAACAGCAGCTGTGGGGCTGCACCCAGGAACCAGGCGAGCTGCCTTCTGATGTCAGAGAGACACTGCAGAAAGCTACAGGCTTTTACGA GATGAACTTGTGCTTGGTGAAGGAACTTGGGGATCGAGCCGCCCAGGGGAGAGCTTACGGGAACCTGGGAAATACTCACTACCTGCTGGGGAACTTTGTCGAAGCTATCAAGTTTCACCGTCAG AGGTTATCCATTGCCAAAGAGTTTGGGGACAAAGCAGCTGAGCGTCGAGCTTACAGTAATCTCGGGAATGCCCTAATATTCCTTGGACAGTTCAACACGGCCACCGAATACTACAG AAAAACTTTGCAGCTCTCCCGGCAGCTGAGGGACCAAGTGATGGAGGCCCAAGCTTGTTATAGCCTGGGGAACACATACACGCTGCTGCAACAGTATGAACGGGCTATAGACTACCACCTGAAACATCTGTGTATAGCCCAAGAACTCAATGACAG gGTTGGCGAGGGTCGTGCCTGCTGGAGTCTGGGAAATGCATACGTGTCCTTAGGAAACCACAAACAAGCCCTCCACTACGCCCGGAAACACCTGGACATCTCAAAAGAA ATTGGAGATAGAAATGGGGAGCTAACTGCCAGGAtgaatgtggagcagctgatgGAGGCATTGGGAGTTAATGAAAGTGATCTTTCGCCTTCCAGTTCAGAGTTTGAGATGCAAG gcgCAAGACCCAAAATCACCAAGAGAAACAGCATGGACAGTGTAGAACTATGGAAGTACTCTTCAGATAAGGTG AATTGTGACAACCAAAACTTGGAAAATATGCAAAGAAGATCCAGGAATCAGCTGTCACAACCCGGTAAAAGAAAAGGCTACTCTGACAGTCAGTCTTCTGACGAAAGGCCCTGGTTGGACTCCCCTGTGGACACCGATGATATCACTGTTCAAGTTACACCTCCCGTGTCT AAACTGGGCCGCGACCCCTCCGATGAGGACTGCTTCTTTGACCTTCTCAGCAAGTTCCAGAGCAGCCGCATGGATGATCAGCGCTGCCATCTTGATGAGCCACAGAATGGAGACAACCAAGAAGGTGCTGCCGACACTTCCCTAAATGAGATGTTAG ATCCTGCAATTACCACATCCCCCCAGACAGAGGAGCTGTTTGACTTAATTGCAAGCTCTCAGAGTCGCCGCCTCGATGATCAGCGAGTCAGTGTTGGAAACCTCCCTGGCCTTAGGATTACTCATAACAACCTGGGACATCTGGTTGGTGAGGGAGATCATCAGGAGCCTAGTGACGACTTCTTCAACATGCTTATAAAGTGCCAG
- the gpsm1b gene encoding G-protein-signaling modulator 1b isoform X5, with the protein MSLEPCPLTGAERAVCRLVHHGARPQSMLKPLRLELQVFVDKMRTRQKHRMEASCLELALEGERLCKAGDFKGGTAFFEAAVQVGTEDLKTLSAIYSQLGNAYFYLKEYGKALEYHRHDLTLARTIGDRIGEGKASGNLGNTLKVLGRFDEAVVCCQRHLDISQEQGDKVGEARALYNIGNVFHAKGKQQLWGCTQEPGELPSDVRETLQKATGFYEMNLCLVKELGDRAAQGRAYGNLGNTHYLLGNFVEAIKFHRQRLSIAKEFGDKAAERRAYSNLGNALIFLGQFNTATEYYRKTLQLSRQLRDQVMEAQACYSLGNTYTLLQQYERAIDYHLKHLCIAQELNDRVGEGRACWSLGNAYVSLGNHKQALHYARKHLDISKEIGDRNGELTARMNVEQLMEALGVNESDLSPSSSEFEMQGARPKITKRNSMDSVELWKYSSDKNCDNQNLENMQRRSRNQLSQPGKRKGYSDSQSSDERPWLDSPVDTDDITVQVTPPVSKLGRDPSDEDCFFDLLSKFQSSRMDDQRCHLDEPQNGDNQEGAADTSLNEMLDPAITTSPQTEELFDLIASSQSRRLDDQRVSVGNLPGLRITHNNLGHLVGEGDHQEPSDDFFNMLIKCQSSRIDDQRCSPPEAGPHAPTVPDEDFFSLIQRVQAKRMDEQRVHLPSDDQDSSHSSDQETPGDFPS; encoded by the exons ATGTCATTGGAGCCGTGTCCTCTGACTGGAGCAGAAAGGGCTGTGTGCAGACTGGTCCACCATGGAGCCCGACCCCAGTCCATGTTAAAGCCTTTACGCCTGGAGCTCCAGGTGTTTGTGGATAAGATGCGAACCAGGCAAAAACACAG GATGGAGGCCTCTTGTTTGGAGTTGGCCTTGGAAGGTGAGCGGCTATGCAAGGCAGGAGACTTTAAAGGAGGAACAGCGTTCTTTGAAGCAGCCGTGCAAGTTGGCACCGAAGACCTGAAGACCCTGAGTGCCATCTACAGCCAGCTTGGCAATGCCTACTTCTACCTCAAGGAGTATGGAAAAGCTCTGGAATACCACAGACATGACCTAACCCTGGCGAG AACTATAGGAGACAGAATTGGAGAAGGAAAAGCTAGCGGTAACCTTGGCAACACTTTAAAAGTGTTGGGGCGCTTTGACGAGGCTGTTGTCTGCTGCCAAAGACACCTGGATATTTCTCAGGAGCAGGGCGACAAG GTTGGAGAGGCGAGGGCGCTGTACAACATTGGGAACGTGTTTCATGCAAAGGGCAAACAGCAGCTGTGGGGCTGCACCCAGGAACCAGGCGAGCTGCCTTCTGATGTCAGAGAGACACTGCAGAAAGCTACAGGCTTTTACGA GATGAACTTGTGCTTGGTGAAGGAACTTGGGGATCGAGCCGCCCAGGGGAGAGCTTACGGGAACCTGGGAAATACTCACTACCTGCTGGGGAACTTTGTCGAAGCTATCAAGTTTCACCGTCAG AGGTTATCCATTGCCAAAGAGTTTGGGGACAAAGCAGCTGAGCGTCGAGCTTACAGTAATCTCGGGAATGCCCTAATATTCCTTGGACAGTTCAACACGGCCACCGAATACTACAG AAAAACTTTGCAGCTCTCCCGGCAGCTGAGGGACCAAGTGATGGAGGCCCAAGCTTGTTATAGCCTGGGGAACACATACACGCTGCTGCAACAGTATGAACGGGCTATAGACTACCACCTGAAACATCTGTGTATAGCCCAAGAACTCAATGACAG gGTTGGCGAGGGTCGTGCCTGCTGGAGTCTGGGAAATGCATACGTGTCCTTAGGAAACCACAAACAAGCCCTCCACTACGCCCGGAAACACCTGGACATCTCAAAAGAA ATTGGAGATAGAAATGGGGAGCTAACTGCCAGGAtgaatgtggagcagctgatgGAGGCATTGGGAGTTAATGAAAGTGATCTTTCGCCTTCCAGTTCAGAGTTTGAGATGCAAG gcgCAAGACCCAAAATCACCAAGAGAAACAGCATGGACAGTGTAGAACTATGGAAGTACTCTTCAGATAAG AATTGTGACAACCAAAACTTGGAAAATATGCAAAGAAGATCCAGGAATCAGCTGTCACAACCCGGTAAAAGAAAAGGCTACTCTGACAGTCAGTCTTCTGACGAAAGGCCCTGGTTGGACTCCCCTGTGGACACCGATGATATCACTGTTCAAGTTACACCTCCCGTGTCT AAACTGGGCCGCGACCCCTCCGATGAGGACTGCTTCTTTGACCTTCTCAGCAAGTTCCAGAGCAGCCGCATGGATGATCAGCGCTGCCATCTTGATGAGCCACAGAATGGAGACAACCAAGAAGGTGCTGCCGACACTTCCCTAAATGAGATGTTAG ATCCTGCAATTACCACATCCCCCCAGACAGAGGAGCTGTTTGACTTAATTGCAAGCTCTCAGAGTCGCCGCCTCGATGATCAGCGAGTCAGTGTTGGAAACCTCCCTGGCCTTAGGATTACTCATAACAACCTGGGACATCTGGTTGGTGAGGGAGATCATCAGGAGCCTAGTGACGACTTCTTCAACATGCTTATAAAGTGCCAG